Proteins encoded within one genomic window of Sphingosinicella ginsenosidimutans:
- a CDS encoding DOMON-like domain-containing protein, with amino-acid sequence MDVALIPHPLHPPRAIMRVEVEVERASAGRLELRYRLFGEMDDLLLAPPAPPLRTDNLWRTTCFEAFFARPGAPAYREFNFSPSSEWAAYDFRSYRDPERADAPLAEPPVVTLMPRRAERLVLNAGVATDLGRASWRLGLSAILEETDGTKSYWALAHPDPARPDFHHPDCFAFQLPALGEA; translated from the coding sequence ATGGACGTCGCTTTGATCCCGCATCCGCTCCACCCTCCACGCGCGATCATGCGGGTCGAGGTTGAGGTGGAGAGGGCATCGGCCGGCAGGCTGGAACTCCGCTATCGGCTGTTCGGTGAGATGGACGACCTTCTTCTCGCTCCGCCCGCGCCGCCTCTCCGCACGGACAATCTGTGGCGAACCACCTGTTTCGAGGCGTTCTTCGCCAGGCCGGGCGCACCCGCTTATCGAGAATTCAATTTCTCCCCGTCGAGCGAATGGGCCGCCTATGATTTTCGAAGCTATCGCGATCCGGAGCGGGCGGATGCGCCCCTGGCGGAGCCGCCGGTCGTGACGCTGATGCCGCGCCGGGCCGAGCGTCTGGTGCTGAACGCGGGGGTGGCGACCGACCTTGGACGGGCAAGTTGGCGCTTGGGCCTTTCTGCAATTCTCGAGGAGACGGACGGCACGAAATCCTATTGGGCGCTCGCGCATCCCGATCCGGCCAGGCCCGATTTCCACCATCCCGATTGCTTTGCATTCCAACTCCCGGCACTTGGCGAGGCATGA
- a CDS encoding exo-beta-N-acetylmuramidase NamZ family protein translates to MKFGIDRLLAEPELRKPLEGKRVALLAHPASVTADLTHSLDALVAAGLNVTALFGPQHGVRGDLQDNMMESPDFTDPTYGMPVFSLYGEVRRPTGQSMGTFDVMLVDLQDVGCRIYTFVTTLLYVLEAAAAHGKAVWVLDRPNPAGRPVEGLTLRPGWESFVGAGPMPMRHGLTLGEMGAWFVDQFKLDVDYRVIGMEGWQPEEAPGFGWPADRVWINPSPNAANVNMARAYAGTVMLEGTTLSEGRGTTRPLELFGAPDIDSRAVIAKMHDLAPGWLAGCTLRDMWFQPTFHKHVGELCSGVFIHAEGPAYDHGAFRPWRLQALGFKAIRALYPGYALWRDFPYEYAFGKLPIDVINGSPLLREWVDDRTAAPDDLDALAATDEEEWAERRRPFLIY, encoded by the coding sequence ATGAAATTCGGCATCGACCGGCTGCTCGCCGAACCTGAACTGCGCAAGCCGCTTGAGGGCAAGCGCGTCGCCCTGCTCGCCCATCCCGCATCGGTGACGGCGGACCTCACCCACAGCCTTGATGCGTTGGTCGCGGCGGGGCTGAACGTCACCGCCTTGTTCGGGCCGCAGCATGGCGTGCGCGGCGATCTCCAGGACAATATGATGGAGTCGCCCGACTTCACCGATCCGACCTATGGGATGCCGGTGTTCAGCCTCTACGGCGAGGTGCGGCGGCCGACCGGGCAATCGATGGGCACGTTCGACGTCATGCTCGTCGACCTCCAGGATGTCGGCTGCCGCATCTACACCTTCGTCACGACCCTGCTCTACGTGCTCGAAGCAGCGGCCGCGCATGGGAAGGCCGTGTGGGTGCTCGATCGGCCCAATCCCGCCGGCCGACCGGTGGAAGGACTGACGCTGCGGCCGGGCTGGGAGAGTTTCGTCGGCGCCGGGCCGATGCCGATGCGGCACGGCCTGACGCTCGGCGAGATGGGCGCCTGGTTCGTCGACCAGTTCAAACTCGACGTCGACTATCGTGTGATCGGGATGGAGGGGTGGCAGCCGGAAGAAGCACCGGGCTTTGGCTGGCCGGCCGATCGGGTCTGGATCAATCCCAGCCCCAACGCCGCCAACGTCAACATGGCGCGGGCCTATGCGGGCACGGTGATGCTCGAAGGCACGACGCTGAGCGAGGGCAGGGGCACGACCCGCCCGCTCGAGCTGTTCGGCGCGCCGGACATCGATTCGCGCGCGGTGATCGCCAAAATGCACGATCTGGCGCCGGGCTGGCTCGCCGGCTGCACGCTGCGCGACATGTGGTTCCAGCCGACCTTCCACAAGCATGTGGGGGAATTGTGCAGCGGCGTCTTCATCCATGCGGAAGGGCCCGCCTACGATCACGGCGCGTTCCGGCCCTGGCGGCTCCAGGCGCTGGGCTTCAAGGCGATCCGCGCGCTCTATCCGGGCTACGCGCTGTGGCGCGATTTCCCGTACGAATATGCGTTCGGCAAGCTGCCCATCGATGTCATCAACGGCTCGCCGCTGCTGCGCGAATGGGTGGACGACAGGACGGCGGCGCCGGACGATCTCGACGCGCTCGCGGCAACGGACGAGGAGGAGTGGGCCGAGCGGCGAAGGCCCTTTCTCATCTATTGA
- a CDS encoding vWA domain-containing protein, whose translation MFFSFVDELRAAGIPSSLKEHLTLLEALDAEVIAARPEEFYYLARATFVKDEGLLDRFDRVFAKVFRGLETTYGPDAAPVPEEWLRAIAELYLTPEQMAEIKSLASWDELMETLRKRLEEQKERHQGGSKWIGTGGTSPFGHSGYNPEGIRIGGEGRHGRAVKIWDKREFRNLDNSQELGTRNIKIALRRLRRFAREGAAEELDLDGTIDGTARRGWLDIHMRPERHNAVKLLLFLDVGGSMDPHVKLCEELFSAATAEFRNMEFFYFHNCPYEAVWKDNHRRFSERTPMWHLLHKYGHDYKLVFVGDASMSAYEITHPGGSVEHYNEEAGAVWLQRMTQTWPSAAWLNPVPEQYWGHTGSIGLVRQLMHDRMFPLTLAGLDDAMRALTRKA comes from the coding sequence ATGTTCTTCTCCTTCGTCGACGAGTTGCGCGCTGCCGGGATTCCATCCTCTTTGAAGGAGCATCTGACGCTGCTCGAGGCGCTGGACGCGGAGGTGATCGCCGCACGGCCGGAGGAGTTCTACTATCTCGCCCGCGCGACCTTCGTGAAGGACGAGGGACTGCTCGACCGTTTCGACCGCGTGTTCGCCAAGGTGTTCAGGGGCCTCGAAACGACCTACGGCCCAGACGCTGCACCGGTGCCCGAGGAATGGCTCCGCGCCATCGCGGAACTCTATCTCACGCCGGAACAGATGGCCGAGATCAAGTCGCTCGCCTCCTGGGACGAGCTCATGGAAACGCTCCGCAAGCGCCTGGAAGAACAGAAGGAACGCCACCAGGGCGGCAGCAAGTGGATTGGCACGGGCGGCACCTCCCCCTTCGGTCATTCCGGCTACAATCCGGAAGGGATCAGGATCGGCGGCGAAGGTCGCCACGGCCGCGCCGTGAAGATCTGGGACAAGCGCGAATTCCGCAACCTCGACAACAGCCAGGAACTGGGCACCCGCAACATCAAGATTGCGCTGCGCCGCCTGCGCCGGTTCGCCCGCGAAGGAGCGGCCGAGGAGCTCGATCTCGACGGCACGATCGACGGCACGGCGCGTCGCGGGTGGCTCGACATCCACATGCGGCCCGAACGGCACAATGCGGTCAAGCTGCTGCTCTTCCTCGACGTCGGCGGCTCAATGGATCCGCACGTGAAGCTTTGCGAGGAGTTGTTCAGCGCGGCGACGGCAGAATTCCGGAACATGGAATTCTTCTATTTCCACAACTGCCCCTACGAAGCCGTGTGGAAGGACAATCATCGCCGTTTCTCGGAGCGCACGCCGATGTGGCACCTGCTTCACAAATACGGGCACGACTACAAGCTCGTGTTCGTCGGCGACGCCTCGATGAGCGCGTATGAAATCACCCATCCCGGCGGATCCGTGGAGCATTACAACGAGGAAGCGGGCGCGGTCTGGCTCCAGCGGATGACGCAGACCTGGCCGAGCGCGGCCTGGCTCAACCCGGTGCCAGAGCAATATTGGGGCCATACCGGCTCGATCGGCCTTGTGCGCCAGCTCATGCACGACCGCATGTTCCCGCTCACCCTCGCCGGTCTCGATGATGCGATGCGGGCGCTGACGCGAAAGGCCTGA
- a CDS encoding methyl-accepting chemotaxis protein yields MASTATERTDSAAISEVARNCGSLAIECSDVAGYVAGVNERISANLKMLDALEEVTTRLLGDQARVSDSTDEARVLAEQARGKLDQGRGAIEDTIAVFSSLTDIVVQLGDRMAGFAEAMARVQNVSAAIETIANKTNMLALNATIEAARAGEAGRSFAVVAAEVKKLAHDTRAATSEIAGTIASLTHEAEAVTSEIKVGVDKSRVAQSSFSRINETVRDVADIVALVDRQTDGIAQATSLIEQSVDSVKSGLSSFAADARANGGQLRQTHDRLARLELMSNEMLDRLASCGVEIDDTPFIEFAQKGMAEIKAMVERAIQRGDISEDDVFDTNYVPMPGTNPVQYETRFCEFADAHIRPVLDRLMAEQGRLIACAITDNEGYLPTHISERSQPQTDDPEWNAQYCRNRRNFIDDITRRAIASDKEAMLATYGMDLGQGRYLPVKNVFVPLFIHGRRWGNFELAYRDDEVTL; encoded by the coding sequence GTGGCGAGCACGGCGACGGAACGGACGGATAGCGCGGCGATCAGCGAGGTCGCGCGCAATTGCGGATCGCTGGCGATCGAGTGCAGCGATGTCGCGGGCTATGTCGCCGGGGTCAACGAGCGGATATCCGCCAATCTCAAGATGCTCGACGCGCTGGAGGAAGTGACGACCCGGCTGCTCGGCGACCAGGCGAGGGTTTCGGATTCCACCGACGAGGCGCGCGTGCTCGCCGAACAGGCACGCGGCAAGCTCGATCAGGGGCGCGGTGCGATCGAAGACACGATCGCGGTCTTTTCGAGCCTCACCGACATCGTCGTCCAGCTCGGCGATCGCATGGCCGGCTTCGCGGAGGCGATGGCGCGGGTGCAGAATGTATCCGCCGCGATCGAGACGATCGCCAACAAGACGAACATGCTTGCGCTCAACGCGACGATCGAGGCGGCACGAGCCGGCGAGGCGGGCCGATCCTTCGCGGTCGTCGCCGCCGAGGTGAAGAAGCTCGCCCACGACACCCGCGCGGCAACCAGCGAGATCGCCGGAACGATCGCCTCCCTCACGCACGAGGCCGAAGCCGTGACCAGCGAGATCAAGGTCGGCGTCGACAAGAGCCGGGTCGCGCAGTCGAGCTTCTCGCGGATCAACGAGACGGTTCGCGACGTTGCGGACATCGTCGCGCTGGTCGATCGGCAGACCGACGGCATCGCACAGGCGACCAGCCTCATCGAGCAGAGCGTGGACAGCGTGAAGAGCGGCCTGTCGTCCTTCGCCGCCGACGCGCGCGCCAATGGCGGCCAGCTTCGCCAGACCCATGACCGGCTCGCCCGGCTCGAACTCATGTCCAACGAAATGCTGGACCGGCTCGCGTCCTGTGGAGTGGAGATCGACGACACGCCGTTCATCGAGTTCGCCCAGAAGGGGATGGCCGAGATCAAGGCCATGGTCGAACGCGCCATCCAGCGCGGGGACATCAGCGAGGACGACGTCTTCGACACCAACTATGTGCCGATGCCCGGCACCAATCCCGTTCAGTATGAAACCCGATTCTGCGAGTTCGCGGATGCCCATATCCGCCCGGTGCTCGATCGGTTGATGGCGGAGCAGGGTAGGCTGATCGCCTGCGCGATCACCGACAATGAAGGCTATCTGCCGACCCACATTTCGGAACGCTCGCAGCCGCAGACCGACGATCCCGAGTGGAACGCGCAATATTGCCGCAACCGCCGCAACTTCATCGACGACATCACCCGCCGCGCCATCGCCAGCGACAAGGAAGCAATGCTCGCGACCTACGGCATGGACTTGGGGCAGGGCCGCTATCTGCCGGTCAAGAACGTCTTCGTGCCGCTCTTCATCCACGGCCGGCGCTGGGGGAATTTCGAGCTCGCCTATCGCGACGACGAGGTCACGCTCTAG